One Cicer arietinum cultivar CDC Frontier isolate Library 1 chromosome 8, Cicar.CDCFrontier_v2.0, whole genome shotgun sequence DNA segment encodes these proteins:
- the LOC101494548 gene encoding transcription repressor MYB6-like, giving the protein MSNPSKSVQYCSKDDNELRRGPWALEEDDILIKNIANHGEGRWNFLAMSSGLRRTGKSCRLRWLNYLKPDVKRGNITSEEKLLIFELHSKWGNKWSKMAQHLPGRTDNEIKNYWRTQIQKQVKHLKLDIDRRKFLRSVSPLKTITCQQKSKESSHSITMTIQNQAIHLPFDGVSSSHYSSIGTIPTQVSCKEACMNEGVSNNGLCMSTSKSTNLTQHLGYTTTQIQPLENNEFGICGYDGYYINNNSLNLTTTMVAEDFQISESNWLDKDFACTSIWGIN; this is encoded by the exons ATGTCTAATCCTTCAAAGAGTGTTCAATATTGTAGtaaagatgataatgaacttagGAGGGGACCTTGGGCTCTTGAAGAGGATGATATCCTCATCAAAAACATTGCTAATCATGGTGAAGGGAGATGGAATTTTTTGGCTATGAGTTCAG gTTTAAGGAGAACAGGAAAAAGTTGTAGATTAAGATGGCTAAATTATCTAAAGCCGGATGTAAAGAGAGGAAATATAACCTCAGAAGAAAAGCTTTTGATTTTTGAACTCCACTCTAAATGGGGCAACAA gtGGTCAAAGATGGCACAACATTTACCAGGTAGAACggataatgaaataaaaaactattgGAGAACTCAGATTCAAAAACAAGTAAAACATTTGAAACTTGACATAGATAGAAGGAAATTTCTAAGAAGTGTTAGCCCTTTAAAGACAATAACATGTcaacaaaaatcaaaagaatCATCCCATTCAATTACCATGACCATTCAAAACCAAGCAATTCATTTGCCATTTGATGGTGTTTCTTCTTCTCATTACTCATCAATTGGGACAATACCAACACAAGTCTCTTGTAAGGAAGCTTGTATGAATGAAGGAGTTTCAAATAATGGTTTATGCATGTCAActtcaaaatcaacaaatttgACACAACATTTGGGATACACTACTACTCAAATTCAACCCTTAGAGAACAATGAGTTTGGCATATGTGGATATGATGGTTATTACATAAATAACAATTCCTTAAACTTGACAACCACAATGGTTGCTGAGGATTTCCAAATATCAGAAAGCAATTGGCTAGACAAAGATTTTGCATGTACTAGCATATGGGGTATTAATTAA
- the LOC101494865 gene encoding small ribosomal subunit protein eS7-like, whose translation MYTSRKKISKDKGAEPTEFEEKVAQALFDLENTNHELKSELKDLYINSAAQIDVSGSRKAVVAHVPYRLRKGFRKIHVRLVRELEKKFSGKDVILIATRRIARPGSAAQRPRSRTLTAVHEAMLEDVVLPAEIVGKRVRYRVDGSKIMKVFLDPKERNNTEYKLETFAAVYRKLSGKDVVFEYPITEA comes from the exons ATGTACACTTCAAGGAAGAAAATCAGTAAAGACAAGGGTGCTGAGCCAACCGAATTTGAGGAAAAAGTTGCACAG GCGCTTTTTGACCTAGAAAATACCAACCATGAGCTGAAAAGTGAGCTGAAAGATTTATACATAAATTCAGCAGC TCAAATCGATGTTTCTGGAAGCCGTAAGGCTGTGGTTGCCCATGTTCCTTACCGTTTGAGGAAAGGGTTCCGCAAAATTCACGTCAGGCTTGTTAGGGAGCTTGAGAAGAAATTTAGCGGCAAG GATGTAATCCTTATCGCCACCAGGAGGATAGCAAGGCCGGGTTCTGCTGCTCAGCGTCCCCGAAGCCGTACTCTCACTGCTGTTCATGAAGCAATGCTTGAGGATGTCGTATTGCCTGCTGAGATTGTTGGAAAGCGTGTGAGGTATCGTGTTGATGGATCCAAGATCATGAAG GTGTTTTTGGACCCAAAGGAGAGAAACAATACTGAGTACAAGTTGGAGACATTTGCTGCAGTTTACAGGAAACTTTCAGGCAAAGATGTTGTGTTTGAGTATCCTATTACTGAGGCTTAG
- the LOC101494241 gene encoding transcription factor BEE 3-like, producing the protein MAEFTENFQNIIRPSFPFLDSDQSMELLNQFIGINQHVMDNSNMNMQNLMSFSSDSILCPSQQEFPGNLEEDFHHGLVHHHNAVQVSVPNFEVGNKVHDAKKRKIMDFQETSSANSTLAVSESGSKTKLNGGRGKRVKNYGTEEEKAKEVVHVRARRGQATDSHSLAERVRRGKISEKLRCLQNMVPGCYKTMGMAVMLDEIINYVQSLQHQVEFLSLKLTAASTYYDFNSETDDLETMQKARASEAKELGRYKREGYGGISCFQPTWPL; encoded by the exons atggCTGAATTCacagaaaattttcaaaatattattagacCCTCTTTTCCTTTCTTAGATTCTGATCAAAGCATGGAACTATTGAATCAATTCATAGGTATAAATCAACATGTTATGGATAATTCAAACATGAACATGCAAAATTTGATGTCTTTTTCTAGTGACAGTATCTTGTGTCCTTCTCAACAAGAGTTTCCAGGAAACTTGGAAGAAGATTTTCATCATGGTCTTGTTCATCATCACAATGCAGTTCAAGTTTCTGTTCCAAATTTTGAAGTTGGAAATAAAGTTCATGATGCTAAAAAGAGGAAAATTATGGATTTTCAAGAGACTAGTTCAGCAAATTCAACTCTTGCAGTTTCTGAGAGTGGAAGCAAGACCAAACTT aATGGTGGAAGAGGAAAAAGAGTGAAAAACTATGGAACAGAAGAAGAGAAAGCAAAGGAAGTTGTTCATGTCAGAGCAAGAAGAGGTCAAGCTACTGATAGTCACAGTTTAGCAGAAAGG gTTAGAAGAGGGAAAATCAGTGAGAAATTAAGGTGTTTGCAAAATATGGTGCCAGGATGTTACAAg acCATGGGAATGGCAGTAATGTTGGATGAAATCATAAACTATGTTCAATCTTTGCAACATCAAGTAGAG TTTCTTTCTTTGAAACTTACTGCAGCAAGTACTTATTATGACTTCAATTCAGAGACAGATGATTTAGAAACAATGCAG AAAGCAAGAGCATCTGAGGCAAAAGAATTAGGAAGGTACAAGAGAGAAGGATATGGAGGAATTTCATGCTTTCAACCAACATGGCCACTTTGA
- the LOC101495192 gene encoding LOW QUALITY PROTEIN: cysteine-rich receptor-like protein kinase 44 (The sequence of the model RefSeq protein was modified relative to this genomic sequence to represent the inferred CDS: inserted 2 bases in 1 codon), translating into MMFFSRLCACFQKGGAASEDGGDDENDTVDAGDSSNLFFDLQTLQLATNFFSELNQLGRGGFGPVFKGLLPNGEEVAIKKLSLESRQGIREFTNEVRLLLRIQHKNLVTLLGCCAEGPEKMLVYEYLPNKSLDHFLFDKKKNLDWTTRFRIVMGVARGLLYLHEEAPERIIHRDIKASNILLDEQLNPKIADFGLARLFPGEETHVQTFRISGTHGYMAPEYAMRGYLSVKTDVFSYGILVLEIVSGRKNHDAKLGAEKVDILSYAWMLYQGGKIMDLIDEKVGKYNSDEAAMCIQLGLLCCQASVVERPDMNSVHLMLSSDSFTLPRPGKXXXXRVGKWNTSSTSALTNTNASSATKVSGGGSSFVEDFSRNSISTSSFDEGR; encoded by the exons ATGATGTTCTTCTCCAGGTTATGTGCTTGCTTTCAGAAGGGTGGCGCAGCTTCTGAAGACGGCGGAGACGACGAAAACGACACCGTCGACGCCGGTGATTCTTCCAACCTTTTTTTCGACCTTCAAACTCTTCAACTTGCCACCAATTTCTTCTCTGAGCTCAACCAACTTGGTCGTGGAGGCTTTGGTCCTGTTTTCAAG GGATTGTTGCCAAATGGTGAAGAAGTGGCTATTAAAAAGCTGTCATTGGAATCTAGACAAGGAATTAGAGAATTTACAAATGAAGTTAGGCTATTACTAAGAATTCAGCACAAGAATTTAGTCACTCTACTAGGTTGTTGTGCAGAAGGACCAGAAAAGATGCTTGTCTATGAGTATCTTCCAAACAAAAGCCTTGATCACTTTCTGTTTG ATAAAAAGAAGAATTTGGATTGGACGACGCGATTTAGAATAGTTATGGGTGTAGCACGAGGACTTCTCTACCTGCACGAAGAGGCCCCAGAAAGAATTATTCATAGAGACATTAAAGCTAGTAACATATTGTTGGACGAGCAATTAAATCCGAAAATTGCGGACTTCGGCTTGGCAAGGCTGTTTCCCGGAGAAGAAACTCATGTGCAGACATTTAGGATTTCCGGTACACA TGGTTACATGGCTCCTGAATATGCAATGCGTGGATATCTTTCTGTAAAGACCGATGTTTTTAGTTACGGAATCTTGGTGTTGGAAATTGTTAGTGGGAGAAAAAACCATGATGCGAAGCTTGGGGCAGAAAAAGTAGATATCCTAAGCTAT GCATGGATGCTTTATCAAGGAGGGAAGATTATGGATTTAATAGACGAAAAGGTTGGTAAATACAACAGCGACGAGGCGGCCATGTGCATTCAGCTAGGTTTATTGTGCTGTCAAGCTAGTGTAGTGGAGAGACCTGACATGAATTCAGTTCATCTTATGTTATCAAGTGATTCCTTCACATTGCCAAGACCAGGTAA NNNNNNNNNNCGTGTAGGAAAATGGAATACAAGTTCCACATCTGCTTTAACCAATACTAATGCTAGTAGTGCAACAAAGGTTTCAGGTGGTGGTAGTAGTTTTGTAGAGGATTTTTCAAGAAACTCTATCTCCACTTCTTCTTTTGATGAAGGCAGATAG